In Granulicella mallensis MP5ACTX8, the sequence GCGGACCCACGGTTCCCAGATAAGAGAACCGTGGGTTGACCGGTCTACAAGGAAACCTACTCCTGCTTCACTGCAACATAATACAAATCAGTCGCCACCTTGAACTCCTCACCCGTTCCCACCCAAGGCATCGTCTTCCACTCCCCCGTCACCGGAGTTACCGTCGTCCAATGCTGCGGATCGCCCACTTGGATCGGCATCGCAAAGCCCGTCTCATCAGCCTTCCAGCGATAACTCATCGTGTGCTTCGCCTCATCGAGGTGCAGCTCCAGAATCGGCAACGCCGCATGCCGCAGATACTCGTCGAAGAACGGCGTCAGGTTCATCCCCGTCCGTTCGTTCCACCAGCTCACGACGTCTTCGGTCATGATGTTCTGATACTTGAACCGCTGATAGAAGTCATGGATATCGGCAAACCACTTCGCATCGTCGCCGATCACACTGCGCAAGGTGTTGATCATCAGCGCGCCCTTGAAGTACTGGTCCTGCGGCGGCTCCCGGTTGATCCCATGCTGCGAGATGCTCGGCAGCTCGTTCTTCACCTTCGCCTTCAGCCCATTCACATAGCGCAGACCATCGGCCTTGCCCCAGCGGTACTCGACGTACAGCACCTCCAGGTAGGTGGTCCAACCTTCATGAATCCACATGTCCGACGGGTCTGCCGCTGTGACCGAGTTGCCGAACCACTCATGCCCGCTCTCGTGAATGATGATGAAGTCGAACTTGGGGCTGATCCCCACGCCCGTCCAATCGCGGCCATAGTAGCCGTTCTCAAAGTGGTTGCCATAGGCCACCGCCGACTGGTGTTCCATGCCCGCGTACGGCACTTCGATCAGCTTGTACCCATCCTTATCGAACGGATACTCACCAAAGTAGTGCTCATAGGCGTCGAGCATCTCAGGCACCTGCGCGAACTGCGCCTTGGCCTTCTCCAGGTCTTCCGGCAACGCATAAAAATCGAGCGTCGTCGCACCGTGCTTGCCTGAAAAGTGCTGATATTCGCCGATGTTCAGCGCGACGTCATAGTTGTTGATCGGATAGTGCACCAGCCACTTCCACTGCGTATAGCCGTCGCCCAGGTCCTTGCTGCTGACGAACCGGCCATTCGACACATCCATCAACCCATTCGGCACGGCGACATCGATCTCCATGCCGTCCTGCGGCTCATCGCGCCACTGGTCCTTGTTCGGCCACCAGACGCTCGGGCCCTCCCCCTCGCAAGCCGTCGTAACCCATGGCTTGCCTTCCTTGTCCTTGTCGAAGGAGAAGCACCCGAAACGGCCCTGCGTCACCGGCTTGCCGGAGTAGGCAAACGCGACCTCGTAAACATTCCCCTTGCGCAGCGTCTCTGGAAAATCGATCCAGACCGTACGCTCTTCGCGGGTGTACTGGAGCGTCTTTTCACCGAGCTTGATGCTGTCGATATTGAGCTGCGGCGTCAGCTCCAGCTGGATGCGCTTGCCGTCCGCCAGCATGCGGAAGCGAACGGTGTTCGTTCCGGCGATGGACTTAGCCACGGGATCGACGCGCAGGTCTAGATGGTAGAAGAGCAGGTCGTTGTTGGCGCGATACGGGCCATAAGCGCCTCGCAACAGATCGTCTTTGGTGGGAGGCTTGACCTCATCCGGCGGATGCGCCCCATGGCCGGCAGTAGCTCCGGGCGTCGTTGTCGCACTCTGCGCCGATGGCTGGGTTGCGGTTTGCGTTTGTGCGTAGCTTGCGACGGCCATCGCCAGAAAAATACCACTCAGCAGCGAACATTTCTTCATGAAGTTAGCCTATCGCACCGGCTCAACAGATAACAGGATTGCTTTAGCTTTATTGTTCCGATCCCTCCTCGAAGAGGACAAGCACTCGGTTTGCCCGCTATCTCATCACCATTTACGATACGATTCCCTGCATACACCAAACAGGTCCCCCACCCATGACCTTCACGCCCCCCACCATCGCCGCTCTGATCGTCGCCATCAGCTTCGCCGCCGGACTCAACGTCTACGCCACGGTCGCCACACTGGGCATCCTGGCGCACTTCCATTGGGTCGTTCTGCCCCCATCCCTGAACGCCCTGACGAATCCCTGGGTCATGGGCGCCGCCGGTCTGCTCTTCATCATCGAGTTCTTCGCCGACAAGATCCCCGCCTTCGACCTCATCTGGAACGCCGCCCAGACCTTCGTCCGCGTTCCGGTCGCGACACTGATCGCCTACAAAGCAGCCTCCCAGCTTTCCCCGGAGCTGCAGTTACTGGCCGCCGCAGCAGCCGCAATCATCTCTGCCATCGCCCACACCTCGAAGACCGCGGCCCGCACCCTGGTCACCACCAGCCCCGAACCAGCCTCCAACATCGCTCTCTCCACCACCGAAGACGTGGCCGCTATCGGTCTCACCTGGGTCGCTACGCACCACCCCTACACCGCCGCCACCATCGCCGGGGTCTTTCTCGTCCTGATGATCCTCAGCATCCGCTGGATCGCGCGCCAATTGAGACGCATATGGTCACGCAGACCGGACTGGCTGCGATCACAAAGCATAGAGCGTAGACAAGAAAAAGGCGGCGCGGAATAACCTCATTCCGCGCCGCCCCTGTTTTCTCTACACTCTATTCTCTACACTCTGCTTTTACGCCGTGGTCGGCAGGCCTTCGTTGAAGCCGGTCTTGCGACCGCTCTCGGGCTTCGACACCTTTTGAACATCGCCATCTCCGTCCGCATAGGCCAGAGAAGACTTTGCCGGCGGCAGTTCCTTGCCCTGAATGAGCAACTGGATCTCAACAGCATCCAGCGTCTCACGCTCGAGCAAAGCAGCAGCCATGCGGTGCATGATGTCGCGATTATCTTCGAGGATCTGGTGAGCTGAGCGATAGCCTTCGTCCACCAGCGAGCGTACGGCCTTGTCGATCTGGTTCGCCGTATCGTCCGAGTAATCCCGTGCCTGTGCGATCTCGCGGCCCAGGAAGATCTGCTCTTCCTTCTTGCCGTAGGTCAGCGGTCCGAGCTCGCTCATGCCGTACTCGCATACCATCTTGCGAGCGAGTTCCGTAGCGCGAACGATGTCGTTGCCCGCTCCGGTCGTCATGCGGTTCATGAAGATCTCTTCGGCGCAGCGTCCACCCATCAGGATGGCAAGCTGCGTGTTCAGATAGTCCTTCGTGACCGTGTGCTTGTCTTCCTCGGGAAGGTGCATCGTCACGCCCAGCGCCATGCCGCGCGGAATGATCGTCACCTTGTGCAAAGGATCGGAGTGGTCGCGCTTGGCGGCGACGAGCACGTGACCGGCCTCGTGGTACGCCGTGTCGCGCTTGTCATCTTCAGACAGCAGCATCGACTTGCGCTCAGCGCCCATCAACACCTTGTCCTTGGCGACTTCGAAGTCATACATGTGGACAGCCTTGCGGTTGAAACGCGCCGCCGTAAGAGCCGCCTCGTTCACCATGTTGGCGAGGTCCGCACCGCTGAAGCCCGGTGTGCCGCGTGCCAGAACCGGCAGGTCGACATCTTCGGAGAGAGGAACCTTCTTCGAGTGAACCCGCAGAACCTCTTCACGTCCGCGAATGTCAGGACGATCGACGATCACGCGACGATCGAAGCGGCCCGGACGCAGCAGCGCCGGATCGAGAACGTCAGGACGATTGGTCGCAGCGATCAGGATCACGCCGTCGTTGGACTCAAAGCCGTCCATCTCGACGAGGAGCTGGTTCAGCGTCTGCTCACGCTCATCGTGTCCGCCGCCGAGACCTGCACCGCGGTGCCGTCCTACAGCGTCGATCTCATCGATGAAGATGATGCAGGGAGCATTCTTCTTGCCCTGCTCGAACAGGTCGCGTACGCGGCTTGCACCGACGCCGACGAACATCTCGACGAAGTCCGAACCGGAGATCGAGAAGAACGGAACATTGGCCTCTCCGGCCACAGCGCGGGCCAGCAGGGTCTTGCCGGTGCCCGGAGGTCCGACCATCAGCACGCCCTTGGGAATGCGTCCGCCCAGGCGCTGGAACTTCTGCGCCTCGCGCAGAAACTCGATGATCTCCTTCAGCTCTTCCTTCGCCTCATCCACACCGGCGACGTCCTTGAAGGTGATCTTCTTCTGCTGCATGGAGAGCAGGCGAGCGCGGTTCTTGCCAAAACTCAGCGCCTTGTTTCCGCCCGACTGCATCTGCCGCATCATGAACAGCAGGAACAGAGCGATCGCAGCGATCGGTGCCACCTGGAACAGGATGGTCAACCAGATCCCGCCGCTGGGGTCCTTGACGATGACGTTCACGCCATGGTCGGTCAGGTTCTTGTAGAGGTCCGGATAGTTCTGCGGAATTGTCGTATGGAAGGACTCTTTGCCGTCCTTGTACTTGCCCGTGACATCGACCCCCGTCACAGTGACCTCCGAGATCTTTCCGGCGGCCGCGTCGTTCTGCAGTTCTGTAAGGCTGGTCAGCTTATTGTGGTCGGCTCCCATCGTGGTCGCGACGTAGCGCCACCCAACCAAAATGCAGGCAACTGCAAAGACCCATATCAACAATTGTTTGACTGTCGAATTCAATCTGCTTCCTCGTTTCCTCTTCCACAACAACGCCGACTCATTGCTGAACCCAACGCTCTCTACCGCTTAGTCGAACCGCCGTCAATAGCTTTAGACGCTGTGAACGGAGATAGGGTGCAACTCTTATACAGTCGCACCTGCGGCCCATCGTCATGGAACTCTTGGGGTAAATTCTACTCTTCCGTCAGGTCCTGGCGCGCAAAATCCTTTAGATAACGTAACCGGTTACTGCCGCCAGAGCCGTAATTCGCGGGCTGAGCGCTCTCCACGCAGCCCCGCACGCAGTTCCAGACGACTCCCGATCTTTCCTTGGATGCCGATATAGCCCCCAAATCCTGCCAGCGCCAACAATTTAGCCGTTTCTTCAAAATTGAGCCGGAAGCCCATTGATCTTGCCGCTGCCCGCACAACCCTCCGCCGCAATCCGGCATCCATGGCCTTCAATCTCTCAATCTCCAGGGAGCACGCAGCCTCTCCGATAGCCGTACTCACAGCCCGCCCGCCGCCCCGAACCGGCTTTCCAGGCAACAGTACCTGCGGCAGCAGACGGCGCAACTCAGTCTCCCAGTGCGCTTCCTCATCCCGCGCAATCGCCGCCATATTCGCCAGCAGCTCATCCACGCAAGGATTAAAGCTGCGCAATACCGGCATCAGCTCGTGCCGCACGCGGTTGCGGGTCAACTCCAGGTCGCGATTGCTGGAATCCGTCCGCCAAACCTGCCCTCGAGCCTGCAAAAACGCCTCCACCTCCGCCCGCCGCACCCCGAGCAAAGGCCTCACGACCCTACCGCCTACTGAGCCCTGAACCCTGGGCCCTGAACCCTCAACACCGAGCCCTAATCCCTGTTCCCTAATCCCTAATCCCTGCACTACCGGCGAGATTCCCCCCAACCCCTCCGTCCAGGCCCCGCGCAGAAGCTTCATCATCACGGTCTCCGCCTGGTCGTCAAGGGTATGGGCAGTGGCGATGGCATCGACCCGGCCCTCCGGCAGAAGGCCTCGCAAGGCCTCATACCGCAGCTCGCGGGCAGCTTCCTCAACCCCTTCACGCTCCGCCGCCTGGCGAGCCGCCGTATCGACATGAAACACCGTCAGGGGAACGGCCAGCCGCTCGCATAGCTCCCGGACGAAGACCTCATCGTCATCGGCCTCCCCGCCACGCAGACCATGGTGCACATGGGCTGCGCTCACCACCACGCCCAGCGACTCCTTCGCCGCATTAGCCTCTTTCAGCGCCAACAGCAGCGCCGTCGAGTCCGCGCCACCGGAGATGGCGACACAGACCCGGTCACCCGCGCGAAACAGCGATGGAGCGATTAACAGATTTCCTGCCATCGCTCCATCATAAAGTTGCAGCGGCCCCCAAGACATGAAATCCAGGAAGTGGAATTCAGCATCCGCGCCCGCCTGCAAGCGCTGCCACCAGATTTACTTCGCCGCAGGAGTAGCAGCCGTCTGCGACTTGCCCACGTAACGGACCGCATGGTCCACCACGGCATACAGCAACTGGTCCGGGTCCTTGCGGGATTCCTTCTTGATCCAGTCGCCAAACTTAGCTCCGGCCTCCGGAGTGTTCGGCAGCGTAATCCCACGATTCTGCGCGCTCAACTCGGCAAGCTGCTGCACCATCGCAAGAAATTTGTCTTCATTGCGGCCGCTCGCCACCCAGGCCTCGTGCACCGTCTTCGTCAGGAGCTGGTCGAGCGGAAGAGGGGACGCATCACCCGATGTGCTCGCCTGATCCTGTGCCGGTGCCTGCGCTATCGTCATTGCCGGCCAGCACAGCGCCGCAGCCATCACTACCCCAGTCAAACCCTGCCGTATCTTTGTCATCGCAATCCTCTCCACTTCAACTCGTCGAATGATTTCTGGAACCCGTCCGCCTAAGCTCTAGTACCGATGGCCATGCCGGTCATACCGTTCACGGTAATCGCGATCTTTGTTGTCCTGGTGAACCTTGCCGGCGACCGCACCAACGCCCGCGCCTGCTGCACCGCCGATCAATGCGCCCTTCAGGCCTCCTCCAAACAGAGCACCCAGCGCGGCGCCGCCAGCACCGCCGATCAGTGCACCCTTACCTGGCCCAATGCCGCCCTGGTCGCGACGATCGTCGTGCCGGTGATCGTAGTTGTTGTTATACGGATGCCTGCCTCGCGCCCCATTGTAGAAAGCACTGCGATCCTGCGCCGTCGCGGATGCGAAGGGCATAGTCATCAAAACCAACAAGACAGCACTCGCAATCCAACGCGTCATTTGGTTCATATTCAATCTCCTGGGAACAGTCCTAGCTTTGATGCTGGCCTGCAAGGCAGGGGTGGCCCTTTCATCGCAGTTTTTATTGCCCCGGATGGATATTAGGGTGTGGCATCAAACCTTGTTTCAGGATTTGGCCACACTTTTGGCTTTGAAGGGGCGGGGCTTCAGCCCCGCCGTTGGGATACCCCATAAAGTAGGGCGGCTTCAGCCGCGGAGGGAACGATGTCCACCTACTCCATCCCTTGAAACATCTCTGCCCATCAGAAGCGCTTGAGCCTGCCCCATACCCGCTTCCCGGTTGTTATCATCCCCTATGCCGAACTTACGCCGCGCCACTATAGGCGACGCCGCCCTTATCGCCGCGCACCGTCACAGCATGTTTCAGGACAATAACTTCGCCAGCGAAGCCCGCCTCTCCGAGATGGATGCCGCCTTTGAACCCTGGGTCCGCGAGCGCCTCGCCGACGGCCGCTATGTCGGCCTGTTCCTCGAAGAAGACGGCCACGTGCTGGCTGCCGCCGGCATCTTCTTCCAGGACTTCCCGCCGCACTGGATGGATCCCCAGCCCACACGCGCCTATCTGCTCAACTTCTACACTGCACCCAAAGCCCGGGGACGCGGCTTTGCCAACCAGTTACTCAAGCTCTCCGTAGAGGAGTGCCGCACCCGTGGCATCGGCGTCATCACCCTGCACGCCTCGCCATTCGGCAAGCCAATCTACGAGAAGTTCGGCTTCTCACACTCTAACGAAATGATGTTCCGGCCAGAAGAAGGAAACAGGAAGTAGTAAACAGGAAACAGCATTTGAATGCTCGGCAGGGTAAAGACCTAAGGCCGCCTACCCCCTGAATGAGCAACTTTCCCCTCCCGCCACGTGCTGTTTCTTGTTCCCTGTTTCCTGTTTCCTACTTCCTGTTTCCTCTTCGCGTTATACTCACCTTCCCATGTCTGTCTTCGTCATTCTCCCCGCAGCCGGTATCGGTACCCGCATGGCCTCCACCGGGGCCGCGCCCAAGCAGTTCCTCACGCTCAAAGGAATCCCCCTTCTACTGCATTCGCTGCGTGCCTTTCTCGCGGTACCGCGCGTCACGGCCATCTACGTCGCCGTGCGCACGTCCGAGCGGGCTCGAGTAGCGGCATTGATCGCGGAGCATAACCTCGGCGAAAAGGTCCACGTCGTCACCGGCGGCGACTCGCGCCAGGACTCCGTCTCCAGAGCTCTCGCGGCCCTGCCGTCGACCGCCGAAAACGATATCGTTCTGGTTCACGACGCCGTCCGCCCGCTCATCGATCCCACGACCATCGGCCGCACGATCGACTCCATCCAGAAACACGGCGCAGCCATCGTCGGCACCCCCGCCATCGACACCATCAAGCAGGTCGAGCGCACCGCCGACGGAGCCCTGATCACCGCAACCATTCCCCGCGAACTCATCGTCCACGCGCAGACCCCGCAGGGAGCACGCGTTCCGCTGATGCGCCAGGCCTTCTCCGAAGCCGCAGCCGACGAGTTCATCGGCACCGACGAGGCCAGCCTGCTCGAACGCGCCGGCATCCCGGTCTTCGTCGTCCAGGGCCACGCGCGCAACTTCAAGGTCACGCAGCCCGGCGACCTCGAAATCGCCGAGTTCTACCTGGCAGGCTAACCCTCTCGTTGTTGTTGCTGTTGCCTTTGCTGTTCTGGCTTGCCATTCCCGCAGGGAATCTGCTTCTCGCTTTTGCCGTTGCTGTTGCCCGTTTTTCGTCGTCATCCTGAGCGGTACGCTCAGGATGACGACGAAAAACATAACGCCGCATCTCTCGCACCTCCCCAATTCTTCACCCCAAAAACCATTTATCATCCATAACAATGTCCATGCGTATCGGCCTCGGTTTCGACTCTCACGCCTTCAAACCCGGTGTCCCCCTGGTCATCGGCGGCCTTAAGATCGATCACCCCGAGGGCCTCGCCGGGCACTCCGACGGCGATCTGCTGCTCCATGCCATCACCGACGCCCTGCTCGGGGCCGTCTCCGCCGGAGACATCGGCACCTTCTTCCCGCCGACCGATCCCAAGTGGAAGGGCGCGGACTCCACCGTCTTCCTCGAGACGGCGCTCGAAGAGATCGCCCTGGCCGGCTACAAGATTGTGAACATTGACTGCGTGCTCATCATGCACCGCCCCAAGATCGTGCCGATTGCGGGCGATATGCGCGGCCGCGTCGCCGACCTGCTGGGCCTCGACCTGAAGAACGTCAGCATCAAGGGCAAGACCCCCGAAGGACTCACCCAGGACGGCACCGCCGTCGCACACGTCGTCGCTCTGCTGGAGTCGATCGACCTGCCCAGCGAACCCAAGAAGATGGAAGCCCTGGCCGAAGCCCCCAGTGAAGCCGACATCGACGGCGTACTCAGCACCCTCGTCACCGGCGGCCGCGACACCAGCGCCCTGGGCCGCAAGCTGCCGACCTTCGACACCGACGATCTGACCTAAGTCGTGTCATCCAACTTTGTTCGTGGATTTGGCCATACTTTATGTTTTGAAGGGGCGGGGCTTCAGCCCCGCCGTAAAGCCGCTCCGCAGGAGCCTACCGCTCTGCCGAAGGCCGGAGTGAAGGCATAGCCGTAACGACCGAATTGCTCTCTTTTGCGGTGGCAAAAGAAGCCGTTCCAGCCACGGATACAGGCCTACCAAATCCTGAACATCCGCGCTTTCACCAAAAATTACTTGGCCACTCCTAAATTCTCCGGTACATTGTCTGCATCTCTTGGAGGCAATGATGGACCAGCAGCAAGCGCAGCAATTTGGCGGCATGATCGCAGGCATGATGGGCATATTTATGTTCATCGGCGTAGCAGCCCTGGCCTTTGGCATCTTTCTCTTTTGGCGCATTTTCACCAAGGCAGGCATGGCCGGCCCGCTTTCCCTGCTGATCCTGGTTCCCGGCATCGGCTATATCGTCGTCCTTTGCATCCTCGCCTTCTCTGACTGGAGGGTCATTCCTGCCCCGGCGGCACAGCTTTACCCCCCTAACTATCCGCCGCCGCCCAGCTTCCCTTCAACCACGCCCCCTTCCACCTTTCCCCCTCAGTCGTAAACCGGTTCGAGGCTGCGGAGCGTCTCTGTTAAGATTGGGTCTGACCCATGACTCCTGAGACCTCCGCTCCTTCGCCTGATTCCCGCCCCACCCGCGTCCGCATCGCCCCCTCTCCCACAGGCGACCCTCACGTCGGCACCGCCTACATCGGCCTGCTGAACTATCTCTTCGCCGCCCAGCGCGGCGGCGAGTTCGTGCTGCGCATCGAAGACACCGACCGCACCCGCTTCGTGGCCAGCTCCGAGCAGATGATCTTCGACGCCCTGAAGTGGATCGGCCTGACCTGGAACGAAGGCCCGGACGTCGGCGGCCCCTACGGCCCCTATCGCCAGTCCGAGCGCACCGAGCTCTACCGCGAGCACGTAGAGCTGCTGCTCCGCAGCGGCCACGCCTACCGCTCCTTTGAAACCGCCGAGGAGCTCGAGGAAGTCCGCAAGCAGCAAATGGCCGCCAAGCAGCCACCCCGCTACAACGGCGCCGCCCGTCATCTCTCGCAAGAGGAGATCGACGCCAACCTCGCGGCCGGCAAGCCCTTCGTCGTGCGGCTCAAAGTCCCCCTCGAAGGCTCGACCACCTTCCGCGACGAACTGCGCGGCGAGATCACCTTCGACCACAACAACGTCGACGACCAGGTGCTGATGAAGTCCGACGGCTTCCCCACCTATCACCTCGCGAACGTCGTCGACGACCACCTGATGCGCATCACTGACGTCATCCGCGCCGAGGAGTGGATCAGCTCGACACCCAAGCACGTGCTGCTCTACAACGCCTTTGGATGGGAGCTGCCGAAGTTCTGGCACATGCCGCTGCTGCGCAACGTCGACAAGTCGAAGATCTCCAAGCGCAAGAACCCCGTCTCGCTGGTCTACTACCGCGAGAGCGGCTACCTGCCCAACGCGATGCTGAACTTCCTCGGCCTGATGGG encodes:
- the ispD gene encoding 2-C-methyl-D-erythritol 4-phosphate cytidylyltransferase, which translates into the protein MSVFVILPAAGIGTRMASTGAAPKQFLTLKGIPLLLHSLRAFLAVPRVTAIYVAVRTSERARVAALIAEHNLGEKVHVVTGGDSRQDSVSRALAALPSTAENDIVLVHDAVRPLIDPTTIGRTIDSIQKHGAAIVGTPAIDTIKQVERTADGALITATIPRELIVHAQTPQGARVPLMRQAFSEAAADEFIGTDEASLLERAGIPVFVVQGHARNFKVTQPGDLEIAEFYLAG
- a CDS encoding GNAT family N-acetyltransferase; translated protein: MPNLRRATIGDAALIAAHRHSMFQDNNFASEARLSEMDAAFEPWVRERLADGRYVGLFLEEDGHVLAAAGIFFQDFPPHWMDPQPTRAYLLNFYTAPKARGRGFANQLLKLSVEECRTRGIGVITLHASPFGKPIYEKFGFSHSNEMMFRPEEGNRK
- a CDS encoding M1 family metallopeptidase, yielding MKKCSLLSGIFLAMAVASYAQTQTATQPSAQSATTTPGATAGHGAHPPDEVKPPTKDDLLRGAYGPYRANNDLLFYHLDLRVDPVAKSIAGTNTVRFRMLADGKRIQLELTPQLNIDSIKLGEKTLQYTREERTVWIDFPETLRKGNVYEVAFAYSGKPVTQGRFGCFSFDKDKEGKPWVTTACEGEGPSVWWPNKDQWRDEPQDGMEIDVAVPNGLMDVSNGRFVSSKDLGDGYTQWKWLVHYPINNYDVALNIGEYQHFSGKHGATTLDFYALPEDLEKAKAQFAQVPEMLDAYEHYFGEYPFDKDGYKLIEVPYAGMEHQSAVAYGNHFENGYYGRDWTGVGISPKFDFIIIHESGHEWFGNSVTAADPSDMWIHEGWTTYLEVLYVEYRWGKADGLRYVNGLKAKVKNELPSISQHGINREPPQDQYFKGALMINTLRSVIGDDAKWFADIHDFYQRFKYQNIMTEDVVSWWNERTGMNLTPFFDEYLRHAALPILELHLDEAKHTMSYRWKADETGFAMPIQVGDPQHWTTVTPVTGEWKTMPWVGTGEEFKVATDLYYVAVKQE
- the tilS gene encoding tRNA lysidine(34) synthetase TilS encodes the protein MAGNLLIAPSLFRAGDRVCVAISGGADSTALLLALKEANAAKESLGVVVSAAHVHHGLRGGEADDDEVFVRELCERLAVPLTVFHVDTAARQAAEREGVEEAARELRYEALRGLLPEGRVDAIATAHTLDDQAETVMMKLLRGAWTEGLGGISPVVQGLGIREQGLGLGVEGSGPRVQGSVGGRVVRPLLGVRRAEVEAFLQARGQVWRTDSSNRDLELTRNRVRHELMPVLRSFNPCVDELLANMAAIARDEEAHWETELRRLLPQVLLPGKPVRGGGRAVSTAIGEAACSLEIERLKAMDAGLRRRVVRAAARSMGFRLNFEETAKLLALAGFGGYIGIQGKIGSRLELRAGLRGERSARELRLWRQ
- the ispF gene encoding 2-C-methyl-D-erythritol 2,4-cyclodiphosphate synthase — protein: MSMRIGLGFDSHAFKPGVPLVIGGLKIDHPEGLAGHSDGDLLLHAITDALLGAVSAGDIGTFFPPTDPKWKGADSTVFLETALEEIALAGYKIVNIDCVLIMHRPKIVPIAGDMRGRVADLLGLDLKNVSIKGKTPEGLTQDGTAVAHVVALLESIDLPSEPKKMEALAEAPSEADIDGVLSTLVTGGRDTSALGRKLPTFDTDDLT
- the gltX gene encoding glutamate--tRNA ligase, whose protein sequence is MTPETSAPSPDSRPTRVRIAPSPTGDPHVGTAYIGLLNYLFAAQRGGEFVLRIEDTDRTRFVASSEQMIFDALKWIGLTWNEGPDVGGPYGPYRQSERTELYREHVELLLRSGHAYRSFETAEELEEVRKQQMAAKQPPRYNGAARHLSQEEIDANLAAGKPFVVRLKVPLEGSTTFRDELRGEITFDHNNVDDQVLMKSDGFPTYHLANVVDDHLMRITDVIRAEEWISSTPKHVLLYNAFGWELPKFWHMPLLRNVDKSKISKRKNPVSLVYYRESGYLPNAMLNFLGLMGGGMAQPTEQEIVSKGLNTKEGDIFSLAEMKERFDFKRISLGGPVFDLVKLKWLNGEYIRRQSPDEFFQTLRQTLFSDAYLRAVAPLVQERIETVGQFGDMTGFLFSDNVLPPESVWLPKKRQPEETLAFAAEQLTALEASTWDAASIEAELKKLGEAKQWSVKENFMLLRAILSGSLTSPPLMESLVVFGKARSLDRVRRFLEAQKKLANQRK
- a CDS encoding DUF4126 domain-containing protein translates to MTFTPPTIAALIVAISFAAGLNVYATVATLGILAHFHWVVLPPSLNALTNPWVMGAAGLLFIIEFFADKIPAFDLIWNAAQTFVRVPVATLIAYKAASQLSPELQLLAAAAAAIISAIAHTSKTAARTLVTTSPEPASNIALSTTEDVAAIGLTWVATHHPYTAATIAGVFLVLMILSIRWIARQLRRIWSRRPDWLRSQSIERRQEKGGAE
- the ftsH gene encoding ATP-dependent zinc metalloprotease FtsH, with product MNSTVKQLLIWVFAVACILVGWRYVATTMGADHNKLTSLTELQNDAAAGKISEVTVTGVDVTGKYKDGKESFHTTIPQNYPDLYKNLTDHGVNVIVKDPSGGIWLTILFQVAPIAAIALFLLFMMRQMQSGGNKALSFGKNRARLLSMQQKKITFKDVAGVDEAKEELKEIIEFLREAQKFQRLGGRIPKGVLMVGPPGTGKTLLARAVAGEANVPFFSISGSDFVEMFVGVGASRVRDLFEQGKKNAPCIIFIDEIDAVGRHRGAGLGGGHDEREQTLNQLLVEMDGFESNDGVILIAATNRPDVLDPALLRPGRFDRRVIVDRPDIRGREEVLRVHSKKVPLSEDVDLPVLARGTPGFSGADLANMVNEAALTAARFNRKAVHMYDFEVAKDKVLMGAERKSMLLSEDDKRDTAYHEAGHVLVAAKRDHSDPLHKVTIIPRGMALGVTMHLPEEDKHTVTKDYLNTQLAILMGGRCAEEIFMNRMTTGAGNDIVRATELARKMVCEYGMSELGPLTYGKKEEQIFLGREIAQARDYSDDTANQIDKAVRSLVDEGYRSAHQILEDNRDIMHRMAAALLERETLDAVEIQLLIQGKELPPAKSSLAYADGDGDVQKVSKPESGRKTGFNEGLPTTA